The genomic region GCCGGTTCCACCACCGAAAGCTTGCGCAATATTGAGCTGATCAAGAGCCTGGGGCTGGCCCAGCAGGAAACCCAGCGCCTGAACGCCACCACCGAGAAAATCCTGAAGCTGGAGCTGAAAAAGGTGCGCTACCTCCGTTCCCTGTCGTTTGTGCAGGGCACGTTCGTGAACCTGATGCGCAACGTGATTCTGCTCATGCTGGTGTTTCTGGTGGTGCAGGGCGTCATTCAGCCGGGCAAGTTCATTACCTTCTTCTTCTACTCCTTCGCCATTTTCGGGCCGCTGCAGGAGATGGGCACCCTCATCAACATCTACCGCGAAACCGAGGCCTCGCTGGCCAACTACCAGCAGATTCTCGACACGCCCAAGGAAGTCAAGCCGGCTCACCCCAAAACCATCGAGCAGATCGAAACCCTGGCCTTCGACGACGTGCACTTCCAGCACCTCACGGCCAGCGCCCCCGCCCTCGACGGCATCAGCTTCCAGACCAAGCTGGGCGAAACCATTGCCTTCGTAGGGCCCTCGGGCTCGGGCAAAACCACGCTCGTGAAGCTACTGGTGGGCCTCTACCCGCCCGCACAGGGCCGGATTCTCTACAACGGCATCCCCGGCCCCGAGCTGGACTTGGATACCCTGCGCGAGCAGATCGGCTTCGTGACCCAGGACACCCAGCTGTTCGCGGGCACCATCCGCGAAAACCTGCGCTTCGTGGCCCCCAATGCCACCGACGAGCAGTGCCTGCACGCCATGCACCAGGCCGCCGCCGACACGCTGCTGGCCCGCGCCCCGCTGGGCCTGGATACGGTAATCGGCGAAGGTGGCGTGAAGGTATCGGGCGGCGAAAAGCAGCGCCTCAGCATCGCCCGGGCCCTGTTGCGCCGCCCCACCCTGCTGGTGTTCGATGAGGCCACTTCGGCTCTGGATTCCCTGACCGAAGAGGAAATCAGCCAGACGGTGCGTGAGCTGTCGGGCTCGCGCCGGCATATCACCATCCTCATTGCCCACCGCCTGAGCACCATCCTGCACGCCGACCGCATTTTCGTGCTGGAGCGCGGCCACGTGGCCGAAGCCGGCCGCCACGAGGAGCTACTGACGCAGCGCGGCCTCTACTACGCCATGTGGCGCCAGCAGATCGGCGAGCGGCCCCAGGCCTCTATCCGGCCGCAGCGCCAGCCAGCGTAAGGCAGTAGCGCGAACTGTGTAGTTCGCGCTACTGCACCATCCCCTTAAACAGCACAAAGCCGCCGGCCCGAAGAACTTCAGGCCGGCGGCTTTATGCTGTAAAAACGAACGGGGGCTACTGCTTCACCACCCG from Hymenobacter canadensis harbors:
- a CDS encoding ABC transporter ATP-binding protein is translated as MNLLYRYLRHYWGLLALALLLAAINQIFSLLDPFILGQIIDRYVSPALKTAQKPTFWVFVTGGAGLLILKALGVAMVSRIAKNFQDYYTNVITQRLGAELYSDGLRHSLELPYQVFEDQRSGETLGKLQKVRTDVEKLIQSFINILFISLVGIIFVTWYALSVYWPIALVYFLTIPLLATLSFFLSRRIKVIQKTIVAETTALAGSTTESLRNIELIKSLGLAQQETQRLNATTEKILKLELKKVRYLRSLSFVQGTFVNLMRNVILLMLVFLVVQGVIQPGKFITFFFYSFAIFGPLQEMGTLINIYRETEASLANYQQILDTPKEVKPAHPKTIEQIETLAFDDVHFQHLTASAPALDGISFQTKLGETIAFVGPSGSGKTTLVKLLVGLYPPAQGRILYNGIPGPELDLDTLREQIGFVTQDTQLFAGTIRENLRFVAPNATDEQCLHAMHQAAADTLLARAPLGLDTVIGEGGVKVSGGEKQRLSIARALLRRPTLLVFDEATSALDSLTEEEISQTVRELSGSRRHITILIAHRLSTILHADRIFVLERGHVAEAGRHEELLTQRGLYYAMWRQQIGERPQASIRPQRQPA